From the Mastacembelus armatus chromosome 14, fMasArm1.2, whole genome shotgun sequence genome, one window contains:
- the LOC113142547 gene encoding olfactory receptor 146-like: MTPAPNISNVTFFRPAKFYFSGFYNVLHVEYFYIFLCFVYIMTVVGNVLLLSVIFLVKTLHTPKYMIVFNLALTDLCGSTALIPKVLDTFLFDNRYIVYEACLCQMFFVLSFLSVQSWTLVTMAYDRFIAICFPLRYHSIVTKPAVAAILLFSWVVLLSLISCLVGLLDRLSFCGSLVIQSFYCDHGPTYQLACNNRFLNYVFICIFVVTVFLFPLILIVATYVCIAIALSRIASGEERVKALKTCTSHLILVTIFFLPFLGTNIAILTSYLHPNARMINSALTHTMPALLNPIIYSLKTEEVLDSIKKLYKNNRPSNITLSKKVTCI, from the coding sequence ATGACCCCAGCTCCTaacatatctaatgtcacattttttcgACCTgctaaattttattttagtggattTTACAATGTTCTTCATGTTGAGTATTTCtatatcttcctgtgttttgtctatatcatgactgttgttgggaatgttctccttctctcagtgattttcctggtcaagactcttcatactcctaaatacatgattgtgttcaacctggctttgacagatttgtgtgggagcactgctctcatcccaaaagtcttagacacatttttgtttgacaacagatacattgtctatgaggcttgtttatgtcaaatgttttttgttctgtccTTTCtaagtgtgcagtcatggacacttgtcactatggcatatgacagatttatagcaatttgcttccctttaaggtaccatagtattgtgactaaaccagctgtTGCTGCAATATTGCTGTTTTCATGGGTTGTTTTATTGAGTCTAATATCATGCTtggttgggctacttgatcgtctctccttctgtggatctttggtgatacaaagcttttactgtgaTCATGGACCAACATATCAGCTGGCCTGTAATAATAGgtttttaaattatgtatttatatgcATTTTTGTTGTAACAgtcttcctttttcctctcaTATTGATAGTAgcaacatatgtttgcattgccatagcactgagcaggattgcatcaggagaggaaagagtcaaagcactgaaaacttgtacttctcacctgattcttgtgACAATTTTTTTCCTACCATTTTTGGGCACCAACATAGCTATATTAACATCCTACCTTCATCCAAATGCCAGAATGATAAACTCTGCTTTAACACACACCATGCCAGCTTTGCTaaatcctattatatactctttaaagacagaagaagtgctggaCTCTATcaaaaaactttacaaaaacaataggCCGAGCAACATAACCTTGTCCAAGAAGGTGACCTGTATATAG